Proteins from a genomic interval of Buchnera aphidicola (Brachycaudus cardui):
- the dapA gene encoding 4-hydroxy-tetrahydrodipicolinate synthase: MFTGSIVALITPMDEKGQICRSSLKKLINYHVINKTKAIVSIGTTGESATLSQEEHINVVMMTLELADQRIPIIAGTGANATTEAISLTKRFEKSGISACLTVTPYYNRPTQEGLYQHFKAISENTELPQILYNVPSRTGCDLLPETVAKLSNFQNIIGIKEATGDLSRINKIKELVKNNFLLISGDDATALDFMQLGGQGVISVTANIAAREMMQICSYALKGDFINARSINKRLTLLHEALFIEPNPIPVKWLAKEIGLIKNDTLRLPLTPILKTTRLKLKTAFQYANLQRL, translated from the coding sequence ACCCCTATGGATGAAAAAGGTCAGATTTGTCGTTCTAGTTTAAAAAAACTAATAAATTATCATGTTATTAATAAAACTAAAGCTATTGTTTCTATTGGTACTACTGGAGAATCCGCGACACTAAGTCAAGAAGAACATATAAATGTTGTTATGATGACTTTAGAATTAGCAGATCAACGAATTCCGATTATTGCAGGAACAGGAGCAAATGCTACAACAGAAGCTATATCTTTAACAAAAAGATTTGAAAAATCTGGTATTTCAGCCTGTTTAACCGTAACACCATACTACAATAGACCTACTCAAGAAGGATTATATCAACATTTTAAAGCTATTTCAGAAAACACTGAATTACCACAAATTCTATATAATGTTCCTAGCCGTACTGGATGTGATTTACTTCCAGAAACAGTTGCAAAACTATCCAACTTTCAAAATATAATCGGTATTAAAGAAGCTACGGGTGATTTATCAAGAATTAATAAAATAAAAGAGCTAGTTAAAAATAATTTTTTATTAATTAGCGGAGATGATGCAACTGCTTTAGATTTTATGCAACTAGGTGGTCAAGGTGTAATATCAGTTACAGCTAATATTGCTGCAAGAGAAATGATGCAAATTTGTTCATATGCACTAAAAGGAGATTTTATTAATGCAAGATCTATAAATAAACGTTTAACACTACTACATGAGGCATTATTTATAGAACCTAATCCTATTCCAGTAAAATGGTTAGCTAAAGAAATTGGATTAATAAAAAATGATACACTGCGTTTACCATTAACTCCGATTTTAAAAACAACACGCTTAAAACTTAAAACAGCTTTTCAATACGCAAATCTTCAAAGGTTATGA
- a CDS encoding outer membrane protein assembly factor BamC, with translation MNNIKKYLKLTIIFQIINLFLITSCALKDFKNDNILFDTKKQHQLKNLTIPKGITSPNQDKEYNIPYEKEDLNKKSYNIFPPL, from the coding sequence ATGAATAATATAAAAAAATATTTAAAACTTACAATAATATTTCAAATTATTAACTTATTTTTAATAACATCTTGTGCGTTAAAAGATTTTAAAAATGATAATATTTTATTTGATACAAAAAAACAACATCAATTAAAAAATTTAACTATCCCGAAAGGAATAACTAGCCCTAATCAAGATAAAGAATATAACATCCCTTATGAAAAAGAAGATTTAAACAAAAAAAGTTATAATATATTTCCTCCTTTATAA